One Natrinema salaciae genomic region harbors:
- a CDS encoding amphi-Trp domain-containing protein — protein MPEEVLFKAEQDQDRAEIAALLRRVADNLDDGDAITLKAGSESVTLEPPARPTFEVKAEREGPADGPGELSIEFELEWDEDDGGAGSGGRLEIE, from the coding sequence ATGCCCGAAGAAGTACTCTTCAAGGCCGAACAGGACCAGGACAGGGCGGAGATCGCGGCGTTGCTTCGCCGCGTCGCGGACAACCTGGACGACGGCGACGCGATCACGCTCAAAGCGGGCTCGGAATCGGTGACGCTCGAGCCACCCGCTCGTCCCACCTTCGAGGTCAAAGCCGAACGCGAGGGGCCGGCGGACGGGCCCGGCGAGTTGAGTATCGAGTTCGAACTCGAGTGGGACGAGGACGACGGGGGAGCCGGCAGTGGCGGACGGTTAGAAATCGAATGA
- a CDS encoding nitrite/sulfite reductase, which produces MAHKKEDLKEGCYGDEVREHILEFAENGGYEAIPEDERETWFTRFKFWGLFHQRDGQESYFMMRLTNASGILEPEQLRTIGEVARDYATGPVANPEFGNGWIDLTTRQSIQLHWLELADVPEIWDRLESVGVHSRSAGGDTMRNISGCPLHGKAEEFVESGPLLERFEEELRKDDALANMPRKFNISVSGCTVGCAQDSINDIGFEPATKEIDGETVRGFNVRVGGGLGGRQPRAATPLDVFVRPENAYEVGRGFVELYHDYGDRQNRSKNRARFFAEDWGMEKIRETLQEEYVGFEMATAGEDFREEYTYNAGQPVEAGQHDHVGVGDQTDGRNYVGLSVPVGRLPAEDAIELADYADEYGSGEVRLTRRQNPVIVDVADEDLAGLLAEPLLEEYPAEPTPFERGAMACTGTEFCSIALTETKGRMARMLRWFNGNVELPPDVGKIKMHYSGCTADCGQAMTADIGLQGMRARKDGEMVEAFDIGVGGGVGENPSFIDWIQQRVPADEAPGAIRNLLEAYAAHRTEGQTFRQWVEATATEQLVEFCEPQETDFEAPYMADAKQSWYPFAESESAAAAADESAAPSDD; this is translated from the coding sequence ATGGCGCATAAGAAAGAAGACCTGAAGGAGGGCTGTTACGGCGACGAGGTCCGCGAACACATCCTCGAGTTCGCCGAAAACGGCGGGTACGAGGCGATCCCCGAGGACGAACGCGAGACGTGGTTCACCCGCTTTAAGTTCTGGGGCCTGTTCCACCAGCGCGACGGGCAGGAATCGTACTTCATGATGCGGCTGACCAACGCCAGCGGCATTCTCGAGCCCGAACAGCTGCGAACGATCGGTGAGGTCGCCCGCGACTACGCGACGGGGCCCGTCGCGAATCCCGAGTTCGGGAACGGCTGGATCGACCTGACGACCCGTCAGTCAATCCAACTGCACTGGCTCGAGCTCGCGGACGTCCCCGAAATCTGGGACCGACTCGAGTCGGTCGGCGTCCACTCCCGCTCCGCGGGCGGTGACACGATGCGTAATATCTCGGGCTGTCCGCTCCACGGCAAGGCCGAGGAGTTCGTCGAATCCGGGCCGCTGCTCGAGCGCTTCGAGGAGGAGCTGCGGAAAGACGACGCGCTCGCGAACATGCCCCGGAAGTTCAACATCAGCGTCTCGGGCTGTACGGTCGGTTGCGCGCAGGACTCGATCAACGATATCGGATTCGAGCCGGCGACGAAGGAGATCGACGGCGAGACGGTGAGAGGGTTCAACGTCCGCGTCGGCGGCGGGCTCGGCGGCCGTCAGCCCCGCGCCGCGACCCCGCTCGACGTCTTCGTCCGGCCCGAGAACGCCTACGAGGTCGGCCGCGGGTTCGTCGAACTCTACCACGACTACGGCGACCGTCAGAACCGCTCGAAGAATCGCGCGCGATTCTTCGCCGAGGACTGGGGCATGGAAAAGATCCGCGAGACACTCCAGGAGGAGTACGTCGGTTTCGAGATGGCCACCGCGGGCGAGGATTTCCGCGAGGAGTACACCTACAACGCCGGCCAACCGGTCGAGGCGGGCCAGCACGACCACGTCGGCGTCGGCGATCAGACGGACGGCCGGAACTACGTCGGCCTGAGCGTCCCCGTCGGCCGCCTGCCGGCCGAGGACGCCATCGAACTGGCCGACTACGCCGACGAGTACGGCTCCGGCGAGGTCCGTCTCACCCGCCGTCAGAACCCCGTCATCGTCGACGTCGCAGACGAGGACCTCGCTGGCCTGCTCGCCGAACCGCTGCTCGAGGAGTACCCCGCCGAGCCGACTCCGTTCGAGCGCGGCGCGATGGCCTGCACCGGGACCGAGTTCTGCTCGATCGCGCTGACCGAGACGAAGGGCCGAATGGCTCGCATGCTGCGCTGGTTCAACGGGAACGTCGAACTCCCCCCGGACGTCGGCAAGATCAAGATGCACTACTCCGGCTGTACCGCGGACTGCGGGCAAGCGATGACCGCCGACATCGGTCTACAGGGGATGCGCGCCCGCAAGGACGGCGAGATGGTCGAGGCCTTCGATATCGGCGTCGGCGGCGGCGTCGGCGAGAACCCCTCGTTCATCGACTGGATCCAGCAGCGCGTGCCGGCCGACGAGGCCCCCGGTGCGATCCGGAACCTGCTCGAGGCCTACGCGGCCCACCGCACCGAGGGGCAGACGTTCCGCCAGTGGGTCGAGGCGACGGCAACGGAGCAGCTCGTCGAGTTCTGTGAGCCCCAGGAGACCGACTTCGAGGCGCCGTACATGGCCGACGCCAAACAGTCGTGGTATCCCTTCGCGGAGAGCGAGTCGGCAGCGGCCGCGGCCGACGAGTCAGCGGCCCCCTCGGACGACTGA
- the nasA gene encoding assimilatory nitrate reductase NasA, producing MRCAVGCGHVQQAPEREYGLETVRGDPGHPVNQGLACQRGVSETAHPDGEWLTRPLERKGDDLVPTTWESALQRASEGLGTALEDGGDSVAVLGSGQQTNEAAYALGKLARGGFGTRYYDANTTLCMASAVTAYYDAFGSDAPPPTYDDIPDAETHVVWGANPAAAHPVMFRWIRQSAAGDDSELLVVDPVHSETAAVADHHVPLEPGGDLALARAVLARVVETDRIDEAFVDDATIGFDDLRAELPDAADAAEMAGVSMSDVDRLAAALADPTLLYWGMGINQSVNGTAAAGALIDLCLATGNLRPGSGPFSLTGQANSMGTRVCSSKGSWPGHRPFADPDHRRDVAEAWGVPVSRLPDDPGPGPVGIVDAIGDDVDAVYAVATNPVAGMPDATRVRENLEEAFLVVQDAFRSETVEYADVVLPAATWGESEGTTTNMERTVSRVRAATEMPSGVRPDLTLIGQLADRLVPDLFDDRPEPEAIFDEFAALTAGTPADLSGISYDRLEAERAVRWPAPEPDVAGGYRYYEGDEADDAAASTPEPTDESWSFYTRSGRARFSSGTARPLPEPTDESYPFTLTTARRPDAYNTGVRTREDEPPTARISPATAAAFADDLEAPADGREDGAAVADGRENGAAVADGREDGAAAQYARVVSRRASVTVSVEPDAAIPDGVVWLPIHHPDVNDLTLPDVDPRSNEPNFKQCAVRLEPPQERDVRAVAEASV from the coding sequence ATGCGGTGTGCGGTCGGTTGTGGTCACGTCCAGCAGGCCCCCGAACGGGAATACGGCCTCGAGACCGTCCGCGGCGACCCCGGCCACCCGGTCAATCAGGGGCTGGCGTGTCAACGCGGCGTCAGCGAGACCGCGCATCCGGACGGCGAGTGGCTGACCCGGCCGCTCGAGCGAAAGGGCGACGACCTTGTGCCGACGACCTGGGAGTCGGCGCTGCAGCGCGCCTCCGAGGGGCTCGGGACCGCCCTCGAGGACGGCGGCGATAGCGTCGCCGTCCTGGGGAGCGGGCAGCAGACCAACGAGGCGGCCTACGCGCTCGGCAAGCTCGCCCGCGGTGGCTTCGGGACCCGGTACTACGACGCCAACACGACGCTGTGTATGGCCTCGGCCGTCACCGCCTACTACGACGCCTTCGGCAGCGACGCGCCGCCGCCGACCTACGACGACATCCCCGACGCCGAGACACACGTCGTCTGGGGCGCGAACCCGGCGGCCGCCCATCCGGTCATGTTCCGCTGGATTCGGCAGTCCGCCGCCGGCGACGATTCCGAACTGCTCGTCGTCGATCCCGTCCACAGCGAGACCGCCGCGGTCGCCGACCACCACGTCCCGCTCGAGCCGGGCGGCGATCTCGCGCTCGCGCGGGCCGTCCTCGCTCGCGTCGTCGAGACGGATCGGATCGACGAGGCGTTCGTCGACGACGCGACGATCGGGTTCGACGACCTCCGCGCGGAACTCCCCGACGCGGCCGACGCCGCGGAGATGGCGGGGGTCTCGATGTCCGACGTCGACCGCCTCGCGGCTGCCCTCGCAGACCCCACGCTCCTGTACTGGGGAATGGGGATCAACCAGAGCGTCAACGGGACGGCGGCGGCCGGCGCGCTGATCGATCTGTGTCTCGCGACCGGCAACCTCCGGCCGGGATCGGGACCGTTCTCGCTGACCGGGCAGGCGAACTCGATGGGAACCCGCGTCTGTTCCTCGAAGGGGTCCTGGCCGGGTCACCGCCCCTTCGCGGATCCGGACCACCGCCGCGACGTCGCCGAGGCGTGGGGCGTCCCGGTCTCCCGGCTCCCCGACGATCCGGGACCGGGGCCGGTCGGCATCGTCGATGCGATCGGCGACGATGTCGATGCGGTCTACGCCGTCGCGACCAACCCCGTCGCGGGCATGCCCGATGCGACGCGCGTCCGCGAGAACCTCGAGGAAGCGTTCCTCGTCGTCCAGGACGCGTTCCGCAGCGAGACGGTCGAGTACGCGGACGTCGTCCTGCCTGCGGCGACCTGGGGCGAGTCCGAGGGGACGACGACCAATATGGAGCGGACCGTCTCCCGGGTCCGGGCCGCGACGGAGATGCCGTCCGGTGTCCGGCCCGATCTCACCCTGATCGGCCAGCTCGCCGATCGGCTCGTCCCCGACCTGTTCGATGACCGGCCCGAACCCGAAGCGATCTTCGACGAGTTCGCCGCGCTGACTGCCGGCACCCCCGCGGACCTCTCGGGGATCAGCTACGACCGCCTCGAGGCCGAACGCGCGGTCCGCTGGCCGGCACCGGAGCCGGACGTTGCGGGCGGCTACCGGTACTACGAGGGCGACGAGGCGGACGACGCGGCCGCTTCCACCCCCGAACCGACGGACGAATCGTGGTCGTTCTACACCCGGTCCGGCCGCGCGCGGTTCTCGTCGGGTACCGCCCGACCGCTCCCGGAGCCGACGGACGAATCGTATCCGTTCACGCTGACGACCGCGCGCCGCCCGGACGCGTACAACACCGGGGTTCGGACCCGCGAGGACGAACCGCCGACGGCCCGGATCAGCCCGGCGACGGCCGCCGCGTTCGCGGATGACCTCGAGGCCCCAGCGGACGGCCGCGAGGATGGCGCGGCGGTGGCAGACGGCCGCGAGAATGGCGCGGCGGTGGCAGACGGCCGCGAGGATGGTGCGGCGGCACAGTACGCTCGCGTCGTCTCGCGCCGGGCGTCGGTCACGGTCAGCGTCGAGCCCGACGCGGCGATCCCCGACGGGGTCGTCTGGCTGCCGATCCACCACCCCGACGTCAACGACCTCACGCTGCCCGACGTCGACCCCCGCTCGAACGAACCGAACTTCAAGCAGTGTGCGGTACGCCTCGAGCCGCCGCAGGAGCGGGACGTCAGGGCGGTCGCGGAAGCGAGCGTCTGA